The following proteins come from a genomic window of Streptomyces liliiviolaceus:
- a CDS encoding putative bifunctional diguanylate cyclase/phosphodiesterase, translating to MSGTSDGPAPTADLVRSAVTESHVTSSLRAGTLSPEERARRVEPLVEPLIDTPVDLSAGLPVGLSSTFPVGLAAGLPARLSAAAPAGLPAHPESASGAAAGVEGRTFRATFAAAPLAMAVVDREGRVVTANDTLAALLGTGSDGDSLVGRIAADLVDLASDARTWHAYREVLRGRQARLRCTRRLKHPDGHSLWAQVTVSPLPEEERAVLISVSDISGRRELQARLRHLQMHDPVTRLPNRTLFFERLSAALEAEAYEESGTGRIGLCYLDLDGFKAVNDTLGHRVGDRLLAAVAERLTRCANEAGYARTATPLVARLGGDEFALLVEDSTGTEQLADLADSVLKSLQVPFDLSGQRLSVSASIGVVERHAAGTTATGLMQAADTTLYWAKADGKARWTLFDPERNAHRMTRQALSSTLRPAVERGEFALEYQPLVCMEDGVVRGVEALVRWNHPQFGTLTPNRFIGLAEEDGSIVQLGRWVLATACRQARRWQLDHPDADPIFVSVNVAVRQVWDSDLVSDVAAILAETGLAPHLLQLELTESAVMGSAGRPLQALQALSDMGVGIAIDDFGTGYSNLAYLSRLPVSVLKLDGSFVRGFQYENGEYEGADGTGTPPNPADEVVVEAMIQLAHRLGLTVTAECVETAGQATRLRRIGCDTGQGWLYSRPVAPDRISALLTAAAVP from the coding sequence GTGAGCGGAACGTCCGATGGACCGGCGCCCACGGCAGACCTCGTGCGGTCGGCCGTCACAGAGAGTCATGTCACGAGCTCTCTTCGTGCCGGGACCCTTTCCCCTGAGGAGCGGGCTCGACGTGTCGAGCCCCTGGTAGAGCCCCTGATCGACACCCCGGTCGATCTGTCGGCCGGACTTCCGGTCGGCCTCTCGTCCACGTTCCCGGTCGGTCTGGCCGCGGGACTTCCGGCGAGGCTGTCGGCCGCCGCCCCGGCCGGACTCCCCGCGCACCCGGAGAGCGCGTCCGGGGCCGCCGCGGGCGTCGAGGGCCGTACGTTTCGAGCCACCTTCGCCGCCGCGCCCCTCGCGATGGCCGTCGTGGACCGCGAGGGCCGGGTCGTCACGGCCAACGACACGCTGGCCGCGCTGCTCGGCACGGGCTCCGACGGGGACAGTCTGGTCGGCCGCATCGCCGCCGACCTGGTCGACCTCGCCTCGGACGCCCGTACCTGGCACGCGTACCGCGAGGTGCTGCGCGGCCGGCAGGCCCGGCTGCGCTGCACCCGGCGCCTCAAGCACCCCGACGGCCACTCGCTCTGGGCGCAGGTGACGGTCAGTCCGCTGCCCGAGGAGGAGCGGGCGGTGCTGATCTCGGTCTCCGACATCAGCGGGCGCCGGGAGCTCCAGGCGCGGCTGCGGCATCTGCAGATGCACGATCCGGTGACCCGGCTGCCCAACCGCACCCTGTTCTTCGAGCGCCTCTCGGCCGCGCTGGAGGCCGAGGCGTACGAGGAGTCCGGCACCGGCCGGATCGGGCTGTGCTACCTCGACCTGGACGGATTCAAGGCGGTCAACGACACGCTCGGTCACCGGGTCGGCGACCGGCTGCTGGCGGCCGTCGCCGAACGGCTGACCCGCTGCGCGAACGAGGCCGGCTACGCGAGAACGGCCACCCCGCTGGTCGCCCGGCTCGGCGGCGACGAGTTCGCGCTGCTGGTCGAGGACTCGACGGGTACGGAACAGCTCGCGGACCTGGCCGATTCCGTGCTGAAGTCCCTGCAGGTGCCCTTCGACCTGTCCGGGCAGCGGCTGTCGGTCTCGGCCTCGATCGGTGTCGTGGAGCGGCACGCGGCCGGCACCACCGCGACCGGGCTGATGCAGGCCGCCGACACCACGCTGTACTGGGCGAAGGCCGACGGCAAGGCCCGCTGGACGCTCTTCGACCCGGAGCGCAACGCCCACCGCATGACCCGCCAGGCACTCTCCTCCACCCTGCGTCCCGCGGTCGAGCGCGGGGAGTTCGCCCTGGAGTACCAGCCACTGGTGTGCATGGAGGACGGCGTGGTGCGCGGCGTCGAGGCGCTGGTGCGGTGGAACCACCCTCAGTTCGGCACGCTGACGCCGAATCGGTTCATCGGACTGGCCGAGGAGGACGGGTCGATCGTGCAGCTGGGCCGCTGGGTGCTGGCCACCGCCTGCCGCCAGGCCCGCCGCTGGCAGCTGGACCACCCGGACGCGGACCCGATCTTCGTCAGCGTCAACGTGGCGGTGCGGCAGGTCTGGGACTCCGACCTGGTGTCCGACGTGGCGGCGATCCTCGCGGAGACCGGGCTCGCCCCGCACCTGCTCCAGCTGGAACTGACCGAGTCGGCGGTCATGGGCTCCGCGGGGCGGCCCCTCCAGGCACTCCAGGCGCTCAGCGACATGGGCGTGGGCATCGCCATCGACGACTTCGGCACGGGGTACTCGAACCTCGCCTACCTCAGCCGGCTGCCGGTCTCGGTGCTGAAGCTCGACGGGTCGTTCGTCCGGGGCTTCCAGTACGAGAACGGCGAGTACGAGGGCGCGGACGGCACCGGCACTCCGCCCAACCCCGCCGACGAGGTCGTCGTCGAGGCGATGATCCAGCTGGCGCACCGGCTCGGCCTCACCGTCACCGCCGAGTGCGTGGAGACGGCGGGCCAGGCGACCCGCCTGCGGCGCATCGGCTGCGACACCGGCCAGGGCTGGCTGTACTCCCGGCCGGTGGCGCCGGATCGTATCTCCGCGCTCCTGACGGCGGCGGCCGTCCCGTAG
- a CDS encoding M6 family metalloprotease domain-containing protein encodes MPRLLPLKGLTRGGVRPRPRGRLWTGHGWRVPAAVFTSMTALAATSLAVPTAAVPLSMPCALKRTAAHHSEGVDTWNAAYPRPARRLDAVMVFLSFPDATPLTRPAELTADYFPATSRFFERASYGRFQLRPHPLRDWIRMPRPSTAYAIQRDWSAASRSAYLRDALAAADARVDFSRYDVVYFVADPDAPGVDSDATKVVNMDVPLRADGTDIRRVVTVFEKHPPDRLVLAHETGHVFDLPDLYHRPVDGKGDWDTYVGDWDLMGSQFGLAPDLFGWHKWKLGWLEPRQVACVRDAGGRGTRLTLEPLAAGAGVAAAGGTAAGAPGSEPGWAGFGTAGGTKLAVVRTARDSALAFEVRGPAGNDEEACSQGVLVYRVRGGAESGRGPIEVVDAHPGSGTCWDDSVYAPLADAPVGLGESFTVPGEDVRIEVSDRTASGAWTVTISTGRDSP; translated from the coding sequence GTGCCGCGTCTGCTCCCCCTCAAGGGGCTCACCCGTGGCGGGGTCCGACCCCGTCCGCGCGGGCGGCTGTGGACCGGTCACGGATGGCGCGTGCCCGCGGCCGTGTTCACCTCCATGACGGCGCTCGCTGCCACCTCCCTGGCGGTCCCCACGGCCGCCGTGCCGCTCTCGATGCCGTGCGCGCTGAAGCGGACCGCGGCCCACCACTCGGAGGGCGTGGACACCTGGAACGCCGCCTATCCGCGGCCCGCCCGCCGCCTGGACGCGGTGATGGTCTTCCTCTCCTTCCCCGACGCCACGCCCCTGACCAGGCCCGCCGAACTGACGGCCGACTACTTCCCGGCCACCAGCCGCTTCTTCGAACGGGCCTCGTACGGAAGGTTCCAGCTGCGCCCGCACCCGCTGCGCGACTGGATCCGGATGCCGCGGCCGTCGACCGCGTACGCCATACAGCGGGACTGGAGCGCGGCGTCGCGCTCCGCGTATCTGCGGGACGCCCTCGCGGCGGCGGACGCCCGGGTCGACTTCTCCCGCTACGACGTCGTCTACTTCGTCGCCGATCCCGACGCCCCCGGGGTCGACTCGGACGCGACGAAGGTGGTGAACATGGACGTGCCGCTGCGGGCCGACGGCACGGACATCCGCCGGGTCGTCACGGTGTTCGAGAAGCATCCGCCGGACCGGCTGGTCCTGGCCCACGAGACCGGTCACGTCTTCGATCTGCCCGACCTCTACCACCGGCCCGTCGACGGCAAGGGCGACTGGGACACGTACGTCGGCGACTGGGACCTCATGGGCAGCCAGTTCGGACTCGCCCCCGACCTCTTCGGCTGGCACAAATGGAAACTCGGGTGGCTGGAACCACGTCAGGTGGCGTGCGTACGGGACGCGGGCGGGCGGGGTACGCGACTGACGCTGGAGCCGCTGGCGGCGGGGGCCGGGGTGGCCGCGGCGGGCGGCACCGCGGCGGGCGCGCCGGGCTCCGAACCGGGATGGGCGGGGTTCGGGACGGCGGGCGGGACGAAGCTGGCGGTGGTGCGGACCGCACGCGACAGCGCCCTCGCCTTCGAGGTGCGGGGACCGGCCGGCAACGACGAGGAGGCGTGCTCACAGGGTGTGCTCGTCTACCGCGTGCGCGGCGGGGCGGAGTCCGGCCGCGGGCCGATCGAGGTGGTCGACGCGCACCCCGGCTCCGGGACCTGCTGGGACGACTCGGTGTACGCCCCCCTCGCGGACGCGCCGGTCGGCCTCGGGGAGAGCTTCACCGTGCCCGGCGAGGACGTACGGATCGAGGTGTCGGACCGGACGGCGTCGGGCGCGTGGACGGTGACGATCTCGACCGGGCGGGACAGTCCATAG
- a CDS encoding bifunctional DNA primase/polymerase, which produces MSIDGNYGGAAVTGVTPEGAAWLASAGTYPRSTRVLWEDRPTAPVVLACGSVFDVVNAPALFGRLMLDGLWDEGPGSGPVAAHRGRMLLFAAPGTAQRLPSLLEWEEWGSGGASERGRAIPPLLCHGTGDAVTVPAPTPFAPPEPTAAGRLGSRWLVAPDTRAPWLPGPEIMLWAALRAARSAARRRLSEPFPAAPISIFPPADQDAKVYDVSRRR; this is translated from the coding sequence ATGAGCATCGATGGGAACTACGGCGGGGCCGCGGTCACCGGGGTCACTCCCGAGGGCGCTGCCTGGCTCGCCTCGGCAGGAACGTATCCGCGCAGTACGCGCGTCCTGTGGGAGGACCGGCCCACCGCTCCGGTGGTCCTCGCCTGCGGATCCGTCTTCGACGTCGTCAACGCCCCCGCCCTGTTCGGCCGCCTCATGCTCGACGGGCTGTGGGACGAGGGGCCGGGCTCGGGCCCCGTGGCCGCCCACCGGGGCCGGATGCTCCTGTTCGCCGCCCCCGGCACCGCGCAGCGCCTGCCCTCGCTGCTGGAGTGGGAGGAGTGGGGATCGGGCGGCGCCTCGGAGCGGGGCCGGGCCATCCCGCCGCTCCTGTGCCACGGCACCGGTGACGCGGTGACCGTGCCCGCCCCGACCCCCTTCGCACCGCCGGAGCCGACCGCCGCCGGCCGCCTCGGCTCCCGCTGGCTGGTCGCCCCCGACACCCGCGCCCCCTGGCTGCCGGGGCCGGAGATCATGCTGTGGGCGGCACTGCGAGCGGCCCGGTCGGCGGCCCGGCGACGTCTCTCGGAGCCCTTCCCGGCTGCGCCGATATCGATTTTTCCTCCCGCCGATCAGGATGCTAAGGTCTACGACGTCAGCAGGCGCCGCTAG
- a CDS encoding AAA domain-containing protein, translated as MTTVFDPGAEAARATDAILRDTLHGAHRGVVVDSPPGAGKSTLVVRAALELAEAGRPLMVIAQTNAQVDDLVLRLAEKNPELPVGRLHSSDSDPYDKALDDLPNVRKSAKAGDLAGLDVVISTAAKWAHVKGVEPWRHAIVDEAYQMRSDALLAVAGLFERALFVGDPGQLDPFAIVGSEQWAGLSYDPSASAVTTLLAHNPELPQHRLPVSWRLPASAAPLVSAAFYPFTPFRSGTGHGDRRLAFAVPSDGSGPDRVIDEAAESGWGLLELPARHTPRTDPEAIRALALVVRRLLDRGGAATSERSPDAAPLTADRIAVGTAHRDQAAAVRAALAELGVPEVTVDTANRLQGREFDVTVVLHPLSGRPDATAFHLETGRLCVLASRHRHACIVVCRAGVTDLLDDHPSTEPVQLGVTVKFPDGWEANHAVFSHLSEHRVVWES; from the coding sequence GTGACCACCGTGTTCGACCCGGGGGCCGAGGCCGCCCGCGCCACCGACGCGATCCTGCGCGACACCCTGCACGGGGCGCACCGCGGGGTCGTGGTCGACTCGCCGCCCGGCGCGGGCAAGTCCACCCTCGTCGTACGGGCCGCGCTCGAACTGGCCGAGGCGGGGCGCCCGTTGATGGTCATCGCGCAGACGAACGCCCAGGTGGACGACCTGGTGCTGCGGCTCGCCGAGAAGAATCCGGAGCTGCCCGTCGGCCGGCTGCACAGCAGCGACTCCGACCCGTACGACAAGGCGCTCGACGACCTGCCGAACGTCCGCAAGTCCGCGAAGGCGGGCGACCTCGCCGGGCTCGACGTGGTGATCTCGACGGCCGCGAAGTGGGCGCACGTCAAAGGCGTCGAGCCGTGGCGGCACGCGATCGTCGACGAGGCGTACCAGATGCGTTCGGACGCGCTGCTCGCCGTGGCCGGGCTGTTCGAGCGGGCGCTGTTCGTGGGCGACCCGGGCCAGTTGGACCCGTTCGCGATCGTCGGCTCGGAGCAGTGGGCGGGCCTGTCGTACGACCCCTCGGCCTCGGCGGTGACGACCCTCCTCGCCCACAATCCGGAGCTGCCGCAGCACCGGCTGCCGGTCTCCTGGCGGCTCCCGGCGTCGGCGGCGCCGCTGGTGTCGGCCGCGTTCTACCCCTTCACCCCGTTCCGCAGCGGTACGGGCCACGGCGACCGGCGGCTCGCCTTCGCGGTGCCGTCGGACGGTTCGGGCCCCGACCGCGTCATCGACGAGGCGGCCGAGTCGGGCTGGGGCCTGCTGGAGCTGCCCGCCCGGCACACCCCGCGTACGGACCCGGAGGCGATCCGGGCCCTCGCCCTGGTCGTACGCAGGCTGCTGGACCGGGGCGGCGCGGCGACCTCGGAGCGGTCTCCCGACGCGGCCCCGCTGACGGCCGACCGCATCGCCGTCGGCACGGCCCACCGCGACCAGGCCGCGGCCGTCCGGGCGGCGCTGGCCGAACTGGGCGTCCCCGAGGTGACGGTCGACACGGCGAACCGGCTGCAGGGCCGCGAGTTCGACGTGACCGTCGTCCTGCACCCCCTGTCGGGGCGGCCCGACGCGACGGCCTTCCATCTGGAGACGGGCCGCCTGTGCGTGCTGGCCTCGCGCCACCGGCACGCCTGCATCGTCGTGTGCCGCGCCGGTGTCACCGACCTCCTGGACGACCACCCCTCCACGGAGCCGGTGCAGCTGGGCGTCACGGTGAAGTTCCCGGACGGCTGGGAGGCGAATCACGCCGTGTTCTCGCATCTGTCTGAACACCGGGTGGTGTGGGAGTCGTAA